In the Ictalurus punctatus breed USDA103 chromosome 7, Coco_2.0, whole genome shotgun sequence genome, one interval contains:
- the zpax4 gene encoding zona pellucida protein AX 4 isoform X2, whose translation MFLRLLLIGLPLTSCSIPVVPAGTFTINCHERHFWLSVKGSFLGSMVQFYIEDNTGIHFLSSQRAAECGYTVVLNQHADLVFRASYLACYVENSGDTEFSVSVRFVNMQTDGRVNAYPFMLRCSLIVPWSLREIVCEDNYMEVSVKWQIPVVSHEGVKWLDLQSRTLEERAMQLRTGQVIFYRPNVFDKTPRQIEDVKAIGYHIIATDTRILLRSAYSSLLSYTFKEKNVQVEAVSAIVILQLEGTSSIPVEISMACAKTEGVVDGLYLLWSLPLALSPLVRGWFRNGAMRLGVDGRVLSDCEMHDIGYNISLKDQTVNIRIPFDREGAKIKSHVLKGQYAQSVSVEFFYMYYWDDAIWPHTQHRSFLLLRTPYVPRTPIVFNNPSTEMFSITLGVFPADVSLQNITLGDDTITWTEAQQHNIHLKQIFFSNGSHAYELQVPFTHPMVTQRVLSGHYRRQSLILTFDLVIFPEEEPFSYRTNVMFDQKEPALPAVLGGSCTEKGVLVILHYGSEDVPWDLYVGGHKLGWELGQLGGYRLDGRDDHFSVEIPLYSPGITYEDLNLKNMIVKVEVSAVNMVTLKVEHSLVQRCTFPVRDFLVCLPEGRIVVVTDTTRSIPPTKPNSTSLLDTSCKPTATDRSRALFNFSLDSCGTTMTVEGNSLLYENEIRHSQKFLPEEDPLIHMDSPFRLTLQCRYPLNGTSTLMLHPTARTTNKHPSLPRKRRRGLN comes from the exons ATGTTTCTGAG ACTATTGCTCATAGGCCTTCCTCTTACCAGCTGCTCCATCCCTGTAGTACCAGCAG GGACCTTCACAATCAACTGTCATGAACGCCACTTCTGGTTGTCTGTCAAGGGCAGCTTTCTGGGGAGCATGgtgcaattttacattgaag acaACACTGGTATTCACTTCCTGTCCAGTCAGAGAGCTGCAGAATGTGGCTACACTGTGGTCTTGAATCAACATGCAGACCTTGTGTTCCGTGCCTCGTACCTTGCCTGCTATGTAGAGAATAGT GGAGACACTGAATTTAGTGTCAGCGTACGGTTTGTCAATATGCAGACTGATGGCCGTGTTAATGCTTACCCTTTCATGCTTCGTTGCTCTCTGATTGTACCTTGGAGCCTGAGAGAGATTGTCTGTGAGGACAATTACATGGAG GTTTCCGTTAAATGGCAGATCCCGGTTGTTTCCCATGAAGGAGTGAAATGGCTTGATCTGCAGTCTCGG ACATTGGAAGAGAGAGCCATGCAGCTCAGAACAGGGCAGGTGATCTTCTATCGACCAAATGTCTTTGACAAGACACCCCGACAGATCGAGGATGTCAAAGCTATAGGGTACCACATCATTGCCACTGATACTCGAATTCTTCTGCGCAGTGCCTACTCTTCACTTCTGTCCTATACCTTTAAG GAAAAGAATGTTCAAGTGGAGGCAGTTAGTGCCATCGTAATTTTACAGCTTGAAGGGACATCATCCATCCCTGTTGAGATTTCAATGGCCTGTGCAAAGA CTGAGGGTGTAGTTGATGGCCTGTACCTTCTCTGGTCATTGCCTCTGGCCCTTTCACCTCTGGTGCGAGGTTGGTTCAGAAATGGTGCGATGAGATTGGGAGTAGATGGCAGAGTGCTGAGTGACTGCGAGATGCACGACATAGGTTATAATATCTCCCTGAAAGACCAGACAGTAAATATTAGGATTCCATTTGACAGAGAGGGAGCAAAAATAAAG AGTCATGTCCTTAAAGGCCAGTATGCTCAGTCTGTGTCAGTGGAGTTCTTTTATATGTATTATTGGGATGACGCGATTTGGCCTCATACTCAACACCGTAGCTTCCTGCTCCTGCGCACACCATATGTACCTCGAACACCAATTGTTTTCAACA ATCCCTCCACAGAGATGTTCTCCATCACCCTGGGTGTATTTCCTGCTGATGTGTCACttcaaaatattacacttggggATGACACTATAACATGGACAGAGGCACAACAACACAATATTCATTTGAAACAGATATTCTTCAGCAATGGCAGCCATGCCTATGAACTTCAGGTCCCCTTCACTCACCCCATGGTCACTCAGAGG GTACTCAGTGGACATTACAGGAGGCAGAGCTTGatcctgacctttgaccttgtCATCTTCCCTGAAGAAGAGCCCTTCAGCTATAGAACTAATGTAATGTTTGATCAAAAAGAACCAG CTCTTCCGGCTGTGCTGGGGGGCAGTTGTACAGAGAAAGGAGTTCTGGTCATTCTGCACTACGGCTCAGAGGATGTGCCATGGGATCTGTATGTAGGGGGTCATAAGCTGGGCTGGGAGCTTGGGCAGCTGGGAGGCTACAGGCTGGATGGCAGAGATGACCATTTTAGCGTAGAGATCCCTCTCTACAGCCCTGGAATAACTTATGAG GACCTGAATTTGAAAAACATGATTGTCAAGGTGGAGGTCAGTGCTGTTAACATGGTGACACTAAAGGTGGAGCACTCCCTTGTCCAGCGCTGCACATTTCCTGTTCGAGATTTTCTGG TTTGCCTGCCAGAAGGAAGGATAGTGGTGGTTACAGATACAACTCGCTCCATCCCTCCCACCAAGCCTAACAGCACCAGTCTCCTGGACACATCCTGTAAACCAACCGCCACAGACCGCTCCAGAGCTCTGTTCAACTTCAGCTTGGACTCCTGCGGCACCACCATGACT GTAGAAGGCAACTCTCTGCTCTATGAGAACGAGATTCGACACAGCCAGAAATTTCTTCCTGAAGAAGACCCCCTCATCCACATGGACTCACCATTCAG GCTAACACTACAGTGTCGGTACCCACTTAACGGCACCAGCACACTCATGCTTCATCCCACTGCTAGAACAACCAACAAACATCCTTCGTTACCACGAAAACGGAGACGAGGGCTCAACTGA
- the zpax4 gene encoding zona pellucida protein AX 4 isoform X1, protein MFLRLLLIGLPLTSCSIPVVPAGTFTINCHERHFWLSVKGSFLGSMVQFYIEDNTGIHFLSSQRAAECGYTVVLNQHADLVFRASYLACYVENSGDTEFSVSVRFVNMQTDGRVNAYPFMLRCSLIVPWSLREIVCEDNYMEVSVKWQIPVVSHEGVKWLDLQSRTLEERAMQLRTGQVIFYRPNVFDKTPRQIEDVKAIGYHIIATDTRILLRSAYSSLLSYTFKEKNVQVEAVSAIVILQLEGTSSIPVEISMACAKTEGVVDGLYLLWSLPLALSPLVRGWFRNGAMRLGVDGRVLSDCEMHDIGYNISLKDQTVNIRIPFDREGAKIKSHVLKGQYAQSVSVEFFYMYYWDDAIWPHTQHRSFLLLRTPYVPRTPIVFNKTDPSTEMFSITLGVFPADVSLQNITLGDDTITWTEAQQHNIHLKQIFFSNGSHAYELQVPFTHPMVTQRVLSGHYRRQSLILTFDLVIFPEEEPFSYRTNVMFDQKEPALPAVLGGSCTEKGVLVILHYGSEDVPWDLYVGGHKLGWELGQLGGYRLDGRDDHFSVEIPLYSPGITYEDLNLKNMIVKVEVSAVNMVTLKVEHSLVQRCTFPVRDFLVCLPEGRIVVVTDTTRSIPPTKPNSTSLLDTSCKPTATDRSRALFNFSLDSCGTTMTVEGNSLLYENEIRHSQKFLPEEDPLIHMDSPFRLTLQCRYPLNGTSTLMLHPTARTTNKHPSLPRKRRRGLN, encoded by the exons ATGTTTCTGAG ACTATTGCTCATAGGCCTTCCTCTTACCAGCTGCTCCATCCCTGTAGTACCAGCAG GGACCTTCACAATCAACTGTCATGAACGCCACTTCTGGTTGTCTGTCAAGGGCAGCTTTCTGGGGAGCATGgtgcaattttacattgaag acaACACTGGTATTCACTTCCTGTCCAGTCAGAGAGCTGCAGAATGTGGCTACACTGTGGTCTTGAATCAACATGCAGACCTTGTGTTCCGTGCCTCGTACCTTGCCTGCTATGTAGAGAATAGT GGAGACACTGAATTTAGTGTCAGCGTACGGTTTGTCAATATGCAGACTGATGGCCGTGTTAATGCTTACCCTTTCATGCTTCGTTGCTCTCTGATTGTACCTTGGAGCCTGAGAGAGATTGTCTGTGAGGACAATTACATGGAG GTTTCCGTTAAATGGCAGATCCCGGTTGTTTCCCATGAAGGAGTGAAATGGCTTGATCTGCAGTCTCGG ACATTGGAAGAGAGAGCCATGCAGCTCAGAACAGGGCAGGTGATCTTCTATCGACCAAATGTCTTTGACAAGACACCCCGACAGATCGAGGATGTCAAAGCTATAGGGTACCACATCATTGCCACTGATACTCGAATTCTTCTGCGCAGTGCCTACTCTTCACTTCTGTCCTATACCTTTAAG GAAAAGAATGTTCAAGTGGAGGCAGTTAGTGCCATCGTAATTTTACAGCTTGAAGGGACATCATCCATCCCTGTTGAGATTTCAATGGCCTGTGCAAAGA CTGAGGGTGTAGTTGATGGCCTGTACCTTCTCTGGTCATTGCCTCTGGCCCTTTCACCTCTGGTGCGAGGTTGGTTCAGAAATGGTGCGATGAGATTGGGAGTAGATGGCAGAGTGCTGAGTGACTGCGAGATGCACGACATAGGTTATAATATCTCCCTGAAAGACCAGACAGTAAATATTAGGATTCCATTTGACAGAGAGGGAGCAAAAATAAAG AGTCATGTCCTTAAAGGCCAGTATGCTCAGTCTGTGTCAGTGGAGTTCTTTTATATGTATTATTGGGATGACGCGATTTGGCCTCATACTCAACACCGTAGCTTCCTGCTCCTGCGCACACCATATGTACCTCGAACACCAATTGTTTTCAACA AAACAGATCCCTCCACAGAGATGTTCTCCATCACCCTGGGTGTATTTCCTGCTGATGTGTCACttcaaaatattacacttggggATGACACTATAACATGGACAGAGGCACAACAACACAATATTCATTTGAAACAGATATTCTTCAGCAATGGCAGCCATGCCTATGAACTTCAGGTCCCCTTCACTCACCCCATGGTCACTCAGAGG GTACTCAGTGGACATTACAGGAGGCAGAGCTTGatcctgacctttgaccttgtCATCTTCCCTGAAGAAGAGCCCTTCAGCTATAGAACTAATGTAATGTTTGATCAAAAAGAACCAG CTCTTCCGGCTGTGCTGGGGGGCAGTTGTACAGAGAAAGGAGTTCTGGTCATTCTGCACTACGGCTCAGAGGATGTGCCATGGGATCTGTATGTAGGGGGTCATAAGCTGGGCTGGGAGCTTGGGCAGCTGGGAGGCTACAGGCTGGATGGCAGAGATGACCATTTTAGCGTAGAGATCCCTCTCTACAGCCCTGGAATAACTTATGAG GACCTGAATTTGAAAAACATGATTGTCAAGGTGGAGGTCAGTGCTGTTAACATGGTGACACTAAAGGTGGAGCACTCCCTTGTCCAGCGCTGCACATTTCCTGTTCGAGATTTTCTGG TTTGCCTGCCAGAAGGAAGGATAGTGGTGGTTACAGATACAACTCGCTCCATCCCTCCCACCAAGCCTAACAGCACCAGTCTCCTGGACACATCCTGTAAACCAACCGCCACAGACCGCTCCAGAGCTCTGTTCAACTTCAGCTTGGACTCCTGCGGCACCACCATGACT GTAGAAGGCAACTCTCTGCTCTATGAGAACGAGATTCGACACAGCCAGAAATTTCTTCCTGAAGAAGACCCCCTCATCCACATGGACTCACCATTCAG GCTAACACTACAGTGTCGGTACCCACTTAACGGCACCAGCACACTCATGCTTCATCCCACTGCTAGAACAACCAACAAACATCCTTCGTTACCACGAAAACGGAGACGAGGGCTCAACTGA
- the zpax4 gene encoding zona pellucida protein AX 4 isoform X7, whose protein sequence is MFLRLLLIGLPLTSCSIPVVPAGTFTINCHERHFWLSVKGSFLGSMVQFYIEDNTGIHFLSSQRAAECGYTVVLNQHADLVFRASYLACYVENSGDTEFSVSVRFVNMQTDGRVNAYPFMLRCSLIVPWSLREIVCEDNYMEVSVKWQIPVVSHEGVKWLDLQSRTLEERAMQLRTGQVIFYRPNVFDKTPRQIEDVKAIGYHIIATDTRILLRSAYSSLLSYTFKEKNVQVEAVSAIVILQLEGTSSIPVEISMACAKTEGVVDGLYLLWSLPLALSPLVRGWFRNGAMRLGVDGRVLSDCEMHDIGYNISLKDQTVNIRIPFDREGAKIKSHVLKGQYAQSVSVEFFYMYYWDDAIWPHTQHRSFLLLRTPYVPRTPIVFNKTDPSTEMFSITLGVFPADVSLQNITLGDDTITWTEAQQHNIHLKQIFFSNGSHAYELQVPFTHPMVTQRVLSGHYRRQSLILTFDLVIFPEEEPFSYRTNVMFDQKEPALPAVLGGSCTEKGVLVILHYGSEDVPWDLYVGGHKLGWELGQLGGYRLDGRDDHFSVEIPLYSPGITYEDLNLKNMIVKVEVSAVNMVTLKVEHSLVQRCTFPVRDFLVCLPEGRIVVVTDTTRSIPPTKPNSTSLLDTSCKPTATDRSRALFNFSLDSCGTTMTKATLCSMRTRFDTARNFFLKKTPSSTWTHHSG, encoded by the exons ATGTTTCTGAG ACTATTGCTCATAGGCCTTCCTCTTACCAGCTGCTCCATCCCTGTAGTACCAGCAG GGACCTTCACAATCAACTGTCATGAACGCCACTTCTGGTTGTCTGTCAAGGGCAGCTTTCTGGGGAGCATGgtgcaattttacattgaag acaACACTGGTATTCACTTCCTGTCCAGTCAGAGAGCTGCAGAATGTGGCTACACTGTGGTCTTGAATCAACATGCAGACCTTGTGTTCCGTGCCTCGTACCTTGCCTGCTATGTAGAGAATAGT GGAGACACTGAATTTAGTGTCAGCGTACGGTTTGTCAATATGCAGACTGATGGCCGTGTTAATGCTTACCCTTTCATGCTTCGTTGCTCTCTGATTGTACCTTGGAGCCTGAGAGAGATTGTCTGTGAGGACAATTACATGGAG GTTTCCGTTAAATGGCAGATCCCGGTTGTTTCCCATGAAGGAGTGAAATGGCTTGATCTGCAGTCTCGG ACATTGGAAGAGAGAGCCATGCAGCTCAGAACAGGGCAGGTGATCTTCTATCGACCAAATGTCTTTGACAAGACACCCCGACAGATCGAGGATGTCAAAGCTATAGGGTACCACATCATTGCCACTGATACTCGAATTCTTCTGCGCAGTGCCTACTCTTCACTTCTGTCCTATACCTTTAAG GAAAAGAATGTTCAAGTGGAGGCAGTTAGTGCCATCGTAATTTTACAGCTTGAAGGGACATCATCCATCCCTGTTGAGATTTCAATGGCCTGTGCAAAGA CTGAGGGTGTAGTTGATGGCCTGTACCTTCTCTGGTCATTGCCTCTGGCCCTTTCACCTCTGGTGCGAGGTTGGTTCAGAAATGGTGCGATGAGATTGGGAGTAGATGGCAGAGTGCTGAGTGACTGCGAGATGCACGACATAGGTTATAATATCTCCCTGAAAGACCAGACAGTAAATATTAGGATTCCATTTGACAGAGAGGGAGCAAAAATAAAG AGTCATGTCCTTAAAGGCCAGTATGCTCAGTCTGTGTCAGTGGAGTTCTTTTATATGTATTATTGGGATGACGCGATTTGGCCTCATACTCAACACCGTAGCTTCCTGCTCCTGCGCACACCATATGTACCTCGAACACCAATTGTTTTCAACA AAACAGATCCCTCCACAGAGATGTTCTCCATCACCCTGGGTGTATTTCCTGCTGATGTGTCACttcaaaatattacacttggggATGACACTATAACATGGACAGAGGCACAACAACACAATATTCATTTGAAACAGATATTCTTCAGCAATGGCAGCCATGCCTATGAACTTCAGGTCCCCTTCACTCACCCCATGGTCACTCAGAGG GTACTCAGTGGACATTACAGGAGGCAGAGCTTGatcctgacctttgaccttgtCATCTTCCCTGAAGAAGAGCCCTTCAGCTATAGAACTAATGTAATGTTTGATCAAAAAGAACCAG CTCTTCCGGCTGTGCTGGGGGGCAGTTGTACAGAGAAAGGAGTTCTGGTCATTCTGCACTACGGCTCAGAGGATGTGCCATGGGATCTGTATGTAGGGGGTCATAAGCTGGGCTGGGAGCTTGGGCAGCTGGGAGGCTACAGGCTGGATGGCAGAGATGACCATTTTAGCGTAGAGATCCCTCTCTACAGCCCTGGAATAACTTATGAG GACCTGAATTTGAAAAACATGATTGTCAAGGTGGAGGTCAGTGCTGTTAACATGGTGACACTAAAGGTGGAGCACTCCCTTGTCCAGCGCTGCACATTTCCTGTTCGAGATTTTCTGG TTTGCCTGCCAGAAGGAAGGATAGTGGTGGTTACAGATACAACTCGCTCCATCCCTCCCACCAAGCCTAACAGCACCAGTCTCCTGGACACATCCTGTAAACCAACCGCCACAGACCGCTCCAGAGCTCTGTTCAACTTCAGCTTGGACTCCTGCGGCACCACCATGACT AAGGCAACTCTCTGCTCTATGAGAACGAGATTCGACACAGCCAGAAATTTCTTCCTGAAGAAGACCCCCTCATCCACATGGACTCACCATTCAG GCTAA